A single window of Synechococcus sp. C9 DNA harbors:
- a CDS encoding MoaD/ThiS family protein, giving the protein MAVRVLIPTPLQKLTQERDMVECEADSVSQLVESLEQQWPGMKNRLCDESGQIRRFVNVFVNSEDIRFLQGRDTPLRDGDEVSIVPAIAGG; this is encoded by the coding sequence ATGGCAGTGCGGGTATTGATTCCCACCCCCCTCCAGAAATTGACCCAGGAGCGGGACATGGTGGAATGCGAAGCGGATTCCGTATCCCAACTGGTCGAGTCCCTTGAGCAGCAATGGCCCGGCATGAAAAATCGTCTCTGTGACGAATCCGGGCAAATTCGCCGCTTTGTGAATGTTTTTGTCAATAGCGAAGATATTCGTTTTCTCCAGGGGCGGGATACCCCCTTGCGGGACGGCGATGAAGTCAGCATTGTCCCCGCCATTGCCGGAGGTTAA
- a CDS encoding ATP-binding cassette domain-containing protein produces the protein MQQPIIEFRDVYKQLGGRTILDGVNFAIYPGEAVGIIGPSGAGKSTTLRLIAGLLAPDRGEVWVQGKPQVLVGEGGVSKAHIGMVFQGSALFDSLTVAENVGFLLSEHSHLPPQRVRDLVELSLERVGLKGIGDRYPAELSGGMRRRVALARAIIEDPDAEQDDLDILLYDEPTAGLDPVASRVIEDLMRSLQKEVQHSATYVVVTHQESTIRRTTDRIFLLYNGKIQWQGSTQELDTTDDPYITQFMSGNPTGPMVMFE, from the coding sequence ATGCAACAACCGATCATTGAATTTCGGGATGTTTATAAGCAATTAGGTGGGCGAACGATCCTGGATGGGGTAAATTTTGCCATTTATCCGGGGGAAGCGGTGGGCATTATTGGACCTTCCGGTGCCGGGAAATCCACGACGTTGCGCCTGATTGCGGGGTTGCTGGCTCCCGATCGGGGGGAAGTCTGGGTGCAGGGCAAACCCCAGGTGCTGGTCGGGGAAGGGGGGGTGAGCAAAGCCCATATTGGCATGGTTTTTCAGGGTTCGGCGCTGTTTGATTCCCTGACGGTGGCGGAAAATGTGGGTTTTTTGCTCTCGGAACACAGCCATTTGCCCCCACAGCGGGTGCGGGATTTAGTGGAATTGAGTTTGGAACGGGTGGGATTAAAAGGCATTGGCGACCGGTATCCAGCGGAATTATCGGGGGGGATGCGGCGGCGGGTAGCCCTCGCCCGGGCGATTATTGAGGACCCGGACGCTGAACAGGATGACCTGGATATTTTGCTGTACGATGAACCAACAGCGGGCTTGGACCCGGTGGCTTCCCGGGTGATTGAGGACTTGATGCGGAGTTTACAAAAGGAAGTCCAACATTCCGCTACCTATGTGGTCGTCACCCACCAGGAAAGCACGATTCGCCGCACCACTGACCGGATTTTTTTGCTCTATAACGGCAAAATTCAATGGCAGGGAAGCACCCAGGAATTGGATACCACCGATGACCCCTACATCACCCAATTTATGAGCGGCAATCCCACTGGACCAATGGTGATGTTTGAGTAA
- a CDS encoding MliC family protein: MKLLWLVMAVGVVGCTTVNNSANNNASEIEVDFTCTGGESLAVRFFPNQEKAMLIRNGETIELQQERAASGFRYSNSNKSTTISGKGKDLTVTIGRMTPLECQAKS, translated from the coding sequence TTGAAACTGTTGTGGCTGGTGATGGCAGTGGGGGTCGTCGGATGTACCACGGTTAATAATAGTGCTAACAATAATGCTTCTGAAATTGAAGTGGACTTCACCTGTACGGGCGGTGAGTCCCTAGCGGTACGTTTTTTCCCGAACCAAGAGAAGGCCATGCTGATCCGCAACGGGGAAACTATCGAACTCCAACAGGAACGGGCGGCTTCGGGATTTCGGTACAGCAATAGTAATAAAAGTACTACCATTAGCGGCAAAGGCAAAGACCTCACGGTCACGATTGGGCGCATGACTCCCCTGGAATGTCAAGCCAAGAGTTAA
- the cydB gene encoding cytochrome d ubiquinol oxidase subunit II — MQPLEPLQHFLPQVWFFILGLFLFLYVLLDGFDLGVGILSLTAGGEERRSILMTSLGNVWDANETWLVLMGGSLFGAFPLAYATILNALYLPLVLMVVGLILRAVSFEFRENAENKTIWNLTFGAGSFLAALGQGFALGTVFEGIKVDELGHFAGGIWDWLTWHSVVVALTLIQGYVLIGSTYLILKTTGELQKTHYRTATIATWTTLAGAVFITVTTPILWDHARDLLFSPPLVYVFAAIPVLGLTLIVALLRSLKLRQENAPIIYTFLIFSLSFIGLGFLIFPNIIPPSVTIYQAAAAPSSLVFMLTFVGFLIPIVLGYNIYNYIVFRGKIVAYGE; from the coding sequence ATGCAACCGTTAGAACCCCTGCAACATTTTCTGCCCCAAGTCTGGTTTTTTATCCTCGGCCTTTTCCTGTTTTTGTATGTCTTGCTGGATGGATTTGACCTAGGGGTAGGGATTCTCTCTTTGACTGCTGGGGGGGAAGAACGTCGCAGTATTTTGATGACCAGTTTAGGGAATGTGTGGGACGCAAATGAAACCTGGTTGGTGCTGATGGGCGGTTCTTTATTTGGGGCGTTTCCATTAGCCTACGCTACGATTTTGAATGCCCTTTATTTACCCCTAGTGTTGATGGTGGTGGGATTGATTTTGCGGGCGGTTTCGTTTGAATTCCGGGAAAATGCGGAGAACAAAACCATTTGGAATCTCACGTTTGGTGCTGGGAGTTTTTTGGCCGCTCTGGGGCAGGGATTTGCTTTGGGGACGGTTTTTGAAGGGATTAAGGTGGATGAATTGGGTCACTTTGCGGGGGGTATTTGGGATTGGTTGACCTGGCATTCGGTGGTGGTGGCATTAACCTTAATTCAGGGTTATGTGTTAATTGGTTCTACCTATTTAATTTTGAAAACGACGGGGGAATTGCAGAAGACCCATTACCGCACGGCAACGATTGCGACGTGGACGACTTTAGCTGGGGCAGTTTTTATTACTGTCACCACGCCAATTCTCTGGGACCATGCCCGGGATTTACTGTTTAGCCCGCCTTTGGTGTATGTTTTTGCGGCGATTCCGGTGCTGGGTTTGACGTTGATTGTGGCTTTATTACGAAGCCTGAAACTGCGGCAGGAAAATGCTCCGATTATCTATACGTTTTTAATCTTTTCCCTGTCGTTTATTGGGTTAGGATTTCTGATTTTTCCTAACATTATTCCCCCCAGTGTAACGATCTATCAAGCGGCGGCGGCTCCTAGTTCCTTGGTGTTTATGTTGACGTTTGTGGGGTTTTTGATTCCGATTGTTTTGGGTTATAACATTTACAATTACATTGTTTTCCGGGGTAAAATTGTCGCCTACGGGGAATAA
- a CDS encoding cytochrome ubiquinol oxidase subunit I, with protein MLNVLSDTVTLSRLQFALTAIFHMLWPVLTTGMAIYLVIMEALWLKTRNITYYHHARFWTKLYVLNFGIGVASGLPMAFQFGLNWAPFSESVGDFLGTLLGFEGTMAFMLEASFLGIMVFGWERVPPLIHFISTILVAIGANLSTFWILTANSWLQTPAGGIFANGKFIVQDYFQAIANPFMLNSFLHMFLATLETALFVIGGISAWYLLKKRETEFFGRSFKVALVALIAVAPLQIFLGHLSAEQVYHYQPTKLAAMEALWETVPANTPADWSVLALPNNQLEKNTWELKVPGVLSYLLELKPTLDSPIQGLKEWAPNDRPKMVGMVYYSFRIMIAIGMFFAALMGITVFQWWRGKLTPEMIEQHKWLLLSWVFAGPLGYIAVECGWIVRCVGRQPWIVYGELRTVESASNLPPGVILFSLSGLMVMYAVFFVVTLYFGRKIIAKGPNLTLPAPRTVVQPTLVTEPAQHIPDQRPVEASQS; from the coding sequence ATGCTGAATGTCCTATCGGATACGGTGACCCTTTCCCGTTTACAATTTGCCCTAACTGCCATTTTTCATATGCTTTGGCCGGTTTTGACCACGGGCATGGCCATTTATCTAGTGATTATGGAAGCCCTCTGGTTAAAAACCCGGAATATCACTTACTACCATCATGCTCGTTTCTGGACAAAACTATATGTGTTGAATTTTGGGATCGGGGTAGCGAGTGGCTTACCGATGGCCTTTCAATTTGGCTTGAATTGGGCACCCTTTTCCGAATCCGTGGGCGATTTTTTAGGAACCCTGCTAGGATTTGAGGGCACAATGGCTTTTATGTTGGAAGCCAGTTTTTTAGGGATTATGGTTTTTGGGTGGGAGCGGGTGCCGCCCTTAATTCATTTTATATCTACGATTTTGGTCGCCATTGGTGCCAATCTATCTACCTTTTGGATTTTGACAGCAAATTCTTGGTTACAAACCCCTGCGGGTGGCATTTTTGCCAATGGGAAATTCATCGTACAAGATTACTTCCAAGCCATTGCCAATCCCTTCATGCTCAACAGTTTCCTGCATATGTTTTTAGCGACTCTGGAAACCGCATTGTTTGTGATTGGGGGCATCAGTGCTTGGTATCTGCTCAAAAAACGGGAGACAGAATTTTTTGGCCGCTCATTCAAAGTAGCCTTGGTGGCTTTGATTGCTGTCGCTCCCCTGCAAATTTTCCTGGGGCATTTGAGTGCGGAGCAGGTCTATCATTACCAACCGACAAAGTTGGCGGCGATGGAAGCCCTATGGGAAACGGTTCCGGCGAATACTCCAGCGGATTGGAGTGTGTTGGCCTTGCCTAATAATCAGTTAGAAAAAAATACCTGGGAGTTAAAAGTTCCCGGGGTTCTAAGTTACTTACTGGAGCTAAAACCCACCCTTGATAGCCCTATTCAAGGTTTGAAGGAATGGGCACCCAATGACCGCCCGAAAATGGTGGGGATGGTGTATTATTCCTTCCGAATTATGATCGCTATTGGGATGTTTTTTGCCGCCTTGATGGGCATTACAGTTTTCCAATGGTGGCGGGGTAAATTAACTCCAGAAATGATCGAACAACACAAGTGGTTACTCCTGTCCTGGGTGTTTGCGGGGCCCTTGGGTTATATCGCTGTAGAATGCGGTTGGATCGTGCGATGTGTGGGTCGCCAACCCTGGATTGTTTATGGGGAATTACGCACGGTGGAATCCGCATCGAATTTACCCCCAGGAGTGATTTTATTCTCCCTATCGGGGTTGATGGTGATGTATGCCGTTTTCTTTGTGGTTACCCTATACTTTGGTAGGAAAATTATTGCGAAAGGTCCCAATTTAACCCTGCCTGCGCCCCGCACTGTGGTACAACCCACCCTGGTTACGGAACCGGCTCAGCATATCCCGGATCAGCGGCCTGTGGAAGCGAGCCAATCCTAG
- a CDS encoding cobyrinate a,c-diamide synthase: MGLILAGERSGAGKTTITLALLATLVDWGERVQSFKVGPDYLDPQWHRWVTGRPCPNLDTVLTSPAYVRDCYAYYTHGMAYALVEGVMGLFDGPNSTAEVAKLLGLPVVLVVDCGRLAGSVAALVHGYARFDPQVRVVGVILNRVAGDRHSELLRAALAGLDIPVVGECRRQAELHYPERHLGLIPPAERGDLHPWRQGLTTLGQSSFAWDVLRPLLQVQSQGQPVPPWLPLRVPQPLTIAVAWDEAFCFYYDDHLALLRCAGVELYFWSPLRDGPLPPEVGGVILGGGYPELWAAHLSERQEILQNVRQRISRGLPVYAECGGLMVLGETLITADGTPWPLVGALPLVTRMTQRLTLGYRQVVATQDTCFVQKGHTLTGHEFHYSQVVGGEPQPLYAQAQVHGSYIHCHWGGHPTQVQRFLASVQQAAAQVV, encoded by the coding sequence ATGGGGCTGATTTTGGCGGGGGAACGGAGTGGGGCTGGCAAAACGACTATTACCTTAGCCTTACTGGCGACGCTGGTGGACTGGGGGGAACGGGTGCAATCCTTCAAGGTGGGGCCGGATTACCTTGACCCGCAGTGGCATCGCTGGGTGACGGGGCGGCCCTGTCCCAATTTGGATACGGTACTCACGTCGCCGGCATATGTGCGGGACTGTTATGCCTACTACACGCATGGGATGGCCTACGCCCTGGTGGAAGGGGTGATGGGGTTGTTTGACGGCCCCAATAGTACGGCAGAGGTGGCGAAGCTGTTGGGGTTGCCGGTGGTGTTGGTGGTGGATTGCGGGCGGTTGGCGGGTTCGGTGGCGGCCTTGGTGCATGGGTATGCCCGGTTTGACCCCCAGGTGCGGGTGGTGGGGGTGATTTTGAATCGGGTGGCGGGTGACCGGCACAGCGAACTCCTGCGGGCGGCGTTGGCTGGACTGGACATCCCGGTGGTGGGGGAATGTCGGCGGCAGGCGGAGTTGCACTACCCGGAACGGCATCTGGGCTTAATACCACCGGCGGAACGGGGGGATTTGCACCCATGGCGGCAAGGATTAACTACCCTGGGGCAGAGCAGTTTTGCCTGGGATGTCCTGCGGCCGTTATTACAGGTGCAGTCTCAGGGTCAGCCGGTTCCCCCCTGGTTGCCCCTGCGGGTGCCCCAACCCCTTACCATTGCCGTCGCCTGGGATGAGGCGTTTTGTTTTTATTACGATGACCACTTGGCTCTCCTGCGGTGCGCCGGGGTGGAATTGTACTTCTGGAGTCCTCTGCGGGATGGGCCTTTGCCACCGGAAGTGGGGGGGGTGATCCTGGGGGGCGGCTACCCGGAATTGTGGGCGGCCCACTTGAGTGAACGGCAAGAAATTTTACAGAACGTGCGCCAGCGGATCAGCCGGGGGTTGCCGGTCTATGCGGAATGTGGCGGGTTGATGGTTTTGGGCGAAACCTTAATTACCGCCGATGGCACCCCTTGGCCCCTGGTAGGGGCATTGCCGCTGGTGACCCGCATGACCCAACGGTTGACCCTGGGCTATCGGCAAGTTGTAGCGACCCAGGATACCTGTTTTGTTCAAAAAGGGCACACCCTCACCGGCCATGAATTTCACTATTCCCAGGTGGTGGGCGGCGAACCCCAGCCCCTCTATGCCCAGGCGCAGGTGCATGGCTCCTATATTCACTGCCATTGGGGGGGCCACCCGACCCAAGTGCAACGGTTTTTAGCCAGCGTCCAACAGGCGGCGGCGCAGGTGGTCTAG
- a CDS encoding serine/threonine-protein kinase yields the protein MSKLLNNRYQMTAPLGKGGFGITFMAEDTFLPSRRPCVIKQLRPATQNPEVYEQIKRRFEREAAILEDLSNGTNFIPKLYAYFTEENKFYLVQELIEGINLEQKVQREGILPPSEVVQILIDVLGILQYIHKKGIIHRDIKPPNIMLRKADNKPVLIDFGAVKEVLGHGTSAASMVIGSLGYMPMEQGMGRPIFSSDLYSLAMTALYLLSGKEPQEFNSDPQSGKILWRDQFPDLPSSLVETLDKALEPYPKDRFASAEAMLRGLGDLQLDMLTEQMKRFRRRGTPPT from the coding sequence ATGAGCAAATTACTCAACAACCGCTACCAGATGACCGCTCCCTTGGGGAAAGGGGGATTTGGGATCACGTTCATGGCTGAGGATACGTTCCTCCCCTCCCGCCGTCCCTGTGTGATCAAGCAGTTGCGCCCCGCCACCCAAAATCCCGAAGTATATGAACAAATAAAACGCCGGTTTGAACGGGAAGCGGCTATTTTGGAGGATTTGAGCAATGGGACGAATTTCATTCCCAAACTCTACGCTTATTTCACCGAGGAGAATAAATTTTATCTAGTGCAAGAACTCATTGAGGGGATTAATTTAGAACAGAAGGTACAACGGGAAGGGATATTACCCCCTTCGGAGGTGGTGCAGATTTTGATTGATGTATTAGGAATTTTGCAATATATCCATAAAAAAGGTATCATTCACCGGGATATAAAACCGCCGAATATCATGCTACGTAAGGCAGATAATAAGCCAGTTTTAATTGATTTTGGGGCGGTGAAAGAAGTCTTGGGGCATGGCACCAGTGCGGCGAGTATGGTGATTGGTTCCCTAGGGTATATGCCGATGGAGCAAGGGATGGGGCGACCGATTTTTAGCAGTGATTTGTATAGCTTGGCGATGACGGCTCTCTATCTTTTGAGCGGCAAAGAACCCCAGGAGTTCAATTCCGACCCCCAAAGTGGCAAAATTCTCTGGCGGGATCAGTTTCCCGATTTGCCCAGTAGTTTGGTGGAGACGTTGGACAAGGCTTTAGAACCCTATCCTAAGGATCGGTTTGCCTCGGCGGAAGCCATGCTCAGGGGGTTGGGGGATTTGCAATTGGATATGCTCACGGAGCAAATGAAACGGTTTCGTCGGCGGGGCACGCCACCAACCTAA
- the sixA gene encoding phosphohistidine phosphatase SixA, with product MKLYLIRHGLAHDPQPEQPDSQRLLTKEGYKKTRLVAQRLVALGVQVQALLTSPYLRASQTAVICHEQGLGPTPVIHESLQPGGNWQDWLTWWQEWQTQGGGAVALVGHQPDLSHWAERLVWGAVREKLALKKAGVILVELPDQGDPVGAGQLLWLLPPRVLVD from the coding sequence ATGAAACTGTATTTGATCCGTCATGGTTTGGCGCACGACCCCCAGCCGGAGCAACCGGATAGTCAACGGCTATTGACCAAGGAGGGGTACAAAAAAACCCGCCTGGTGGCGCAGAGGTTGGTGGCGTTGGGGGTGCAGGTGCAGGCGTTGTTGACCAGTCCCTATCTGCGGGCGAGCCAAACGGCGGTGATTTGCCATGAACAGGGGTTGGGCCCCACGCCGGTGATCCATGAGTCGCTCCAACCGGGGGGAAATTGGCAGGATTGGCTGACCTGGTGGCAGGAATGGCAAACCCAAGGGGGGGGCGCGGTGGCATTGGTCGGGCACCAACCGGATTTGAGCCACTGGGCGGAACGGCTGGTCTGGGGAGCGGTGCGGGAAAAATTGGCGCTGAAAAAAGCCGGGGTCATCCTGGTGGAATTGCCGGATCAGGGCGACCCGGTGGGGGCAGGGCAGTTGCTCTGGTTACTCCCGCCCAGGGTGTTGGTGGATTAG
- a CDS encoding DUF2996 domain-containing protein produces the protein MADPTPAPETAPKPAAEKKAPPAKAPPIEAKPLPAFIEEHFFPALRQALANINISDVSLVWVPELNQVRGSWAGGQHEFIITFTQGDLKGLKTFAYSSYGAPPSTLESFMIDERKITLELLVFYTVQRLTAQKILVLN, from the coding sequence ATGGCCGACCCTACCCCAGCACCGGAAACTGCCCCCAAGCCTGCGGCGGAGAAAAAAGCCCCCCCAGCCAAGGCTCCCCCGATTGAAGCCAAGCCCCTCCCCGCCTTTATCGAGGAACATTTTTTCCCGGCTCTGCGCCAAGCCCTGGCGAATATCAATATCTCTGACGTGAGTTTGGTGTGGGTGCCGGAACTCAATCAGGTGCGGGGTTCCTGGGCAGGAGGGCAACACGAATTTATCATCACCTTTACCCAGGGGGATTTGAAGGGCTTAAAAACCTTCGCCTACAGCAGTTACGGCGCCCCCCCCAGCACCCTCGAATCCTTCATGATTGACGAGCGGAAAATTACCCTCGAACTCCTTGTTTTCTACACGGTGCAACGGCTCACGGCTCAAAAGATTTTAGTCTTGAATTAA
- a CDS encoding competence/damage-inducible protein A, producing the protein MTAEIIAIGTELLLGEITNTNAQFLAQELAILGISHHFQTVVGDNIERIHQVLDQATRRSQLILCTGGLGPTPDDLTTEAIARYFQTPLVEHPEIFADIQAKYAHRGLPTPENNRKQALLPQGATVLPNPRGTAPGMIWSPRPNLTFLTFPGVPSELQAMWRETAVPYLRAQGWVTGVIVSRNLRFWGISEAALAQKVQEFFALTNPTVAPYAGKGETRLRVTARATDREAALALIAPVEAQLRARTGADCYGADEDSLARVVGQGLQRRGETLGVAESCTGGLLGAMITAVPGSSRYFQGGVVSYANAVKEKLLGVPGELLASQGAVSAAVAQAMAVGVRERLGSTWGVSITGIAGPGGGSEAKPVGLVYVGLAGAEGTVTAWEHRFSPERGREWIRHLSACQALDHLRRRLLDAG; encoded by the coding sequence ATGACTGCGGAAATTATTGCGATTGGTACGGAATTGCTACTCGGAGAAATTACCAATACCAATGCCCAGTTTTTGGCGCAGGAATTGGCCATTTTGGGCATCAGCCATCACTTCCAGACGGTGGTGGGGGACAATATCGAGCGCATCCATCAGGTGTTGGACCAGGCGACCCGGCGTTCCCAATTGATTCTCTGTACGGGTGGGTTGGGGCCGACCCCGGATGACCTGACGACTGAGGCGATTGCCCGTTATTTCCAAACGCCCTTGGTGGAACACCCGGAGATTTTTGCCGACATTCAGGCTAAGTATGCCCACCGGGGGTTACCCACGCCGGAAAATAACCGCAAACAAGCCCTTTTGCCCCAGGGTGCTACGGTTCTTCCCAACCCTAGGGGTACCGCACCGGGGATGATTTGGTCGCCCCGCCCCAACCTGACCTTCCTGACTTTTCCGGGGGTGCCGAGCGAGTTGCAGGCCATGTGGCGGGAAACGGCGGTGCCCTATCTGCGGGCGCAAGGGTGGGTGACGGGGGTGATTGTCAGCCGGAATCTGCGGTTTTGGGGGATTTCCGAGGCGGCGTTGGCGCAAAAGGTGCAGGAGTTTTTTGCCCTGACCAATCCCACGGTGGCTCCCTATGCGGGCAAGGGGGAAACCCGCCTGCGGGTCACGGCTCGGGCGACGGATCGGGAAGCGGCACTGGCGTTGATTGCTCCAGTGGAAGCGCAATTGCGAGCCAGGACGGGGGCGGATTGCTACGGGGCGGATGAGGATTCCCTGGCCAGGGTGGTGGGGCAGGGGTTGCAACGGCGGGGGGAAACCCTGGGGGTGGCCGAATCCTGTACGGGGGGGTTGCTGGGGGCGATGATCACGGCGGTGCCGGGCAGTTCTCGCTATTTCCAGGGCGGGGTGGTGAGCTATGCCAATGCGGTTAAGGAAAAGTTATTGGGTGTGCCAGGGGAATTGTTAGCCAGCCAGGGGGCGGTGAGTGCGGCGGTGGCCCAGGCGATGGCGGTAGGGGTGCGGGAACGGTTGGGGAGTACCTGGGGCGTGAGCATTACGGGGATCGCCGGGCCGGGCGGGGGGAGTGAGGCCAAACCCGTGGGGCTGGTGTACGTGGGGTTAGCCGGGGCAGAGGGGACGGTGACGGCTTGGGAACATCGGTTTAGCCCGGAGCGGGGCCGGGAATGGATTCGCCATTTGAGTGCCTGTCAAGCCCTAGACCACCTGCGCCGCCGCCTGTTGGACGCTGGCTAA
- a CDS encoding ROK family protein yields MSPYTLAIDIGGSGIKALVLNAAGETVTPRERQATPHPAQPEPMLAIICALAQGKTYDRVSVGFPGVVCQGVTITAANLHPDWLGVNLQHILQERLGVPVRVINDADMQGYGAIQGTGVELVITLGTGVGSALFTQGHLVPNLELGHHPFRKNATYEECLGHIALKRDGVRKWNQRLEKALAQWQELFHYDHLYLGGGNAKHISFDLPPQVKTVPNVAGLLGGIALWRDEP; encoded by the coding sequence ATGTCTCCCTATACCCTCGCCATTGACATTGGGGGCAGTGGCATCAAAGCTCTAGTCTTGAATGCGGCAGGAGAGACAGTAACCCCCCGGGAACGGCAGGCAACCCCCCACCCGGCTCAACCGGAGCCTATGCTGGCGATTATCTGCGCTTTGGCTCAAGGCAAAACCTATGACCGGGTATCGGTAGGATTTCCGGGCGTAGTCTGCCAGGGTGTCACCATCACAGCCGCCAATCTGCATCCCGACTGGTTGGGGGTGAATCTGCAACACATCCTCCAGGAACGCTTGGGGGTGCCGGTGCGGGTGATTAACGATGCGGATATGCAGGGCTATGGTGCGATCCAAGGCACGGGGGTGGAATTGGTGATTACCCTGGGGACGGGGGTGGGTTCGGCTTTATTTACCCAGGGGCATTTGGTGCCCAATTTGGAATTGGGACATCATCCCTTTCGCAAAAACGCCACCTACGAAGAATGCCTTGGTCATATTGCCCTGAAGCGGGATGGGGTACGCAAATGGAACCAGCGGCTCGAAAAAGCCCTCGCCCAGTGGCAAGAATTGTTTCATTACGACCATCTTTACTTGGGTGGGGGTAACGCCAAACATATCAGTTTTGACCTCCCTCCCCAGGTGAAAACAGTGCCGAATGTGGCGGGTTTACTCGGCGGTATTGCCCTTTGGCGGGATGAACCCTAA